One Theropithecus gelada isolate Dixy chromosome 20, Tgel_1.0, whole genome shotgun sequence DNA segment encodes these proteins:
- the NMRAL1 gene encoding nmrA-like family domain-containing protein 1 isoform X2 gives MADKKLVVVFGGTGAQGGSVARTLLEDGTFKVRVVTRNPGKKAAKELRLQGAEVVKGDQDDQVSMELALNGAYATFIVTNYWESCSQEKEVKQGKLLADLAKHLGLHYVVYSGLENIKKLTAGRLTVAHFDGKGEVEEYFRDIGVPMTSVRLPCYFENFLSHFLPQKAPDGKSYLLSLPTGDVPMDGMSVSDLGPVVLSLLKMPEKYIGQNIGLSTCRHTAEEYAALLTKHTHKVVHDAKMTPEDYEKLGFPGARDLANMFRFYALRPDHDIELTLRLNPKALTLDQWLEQHKGDFALL, from the exons ATGGCGGACAAGAAACTGGTGGTGGTTTTCGGAGGCACAG GTGCCCAGGGTGGCTCTGTGGCCCGCACGCTCCTGGAAGATGGAACATTCAAGGTTCGAGTGGTAACCCGAAACCCTGGGAAGAAGGCAGCAAAGGAGCTGAGGCTGCAAGGTGCAGAAGTAGTGAAGGGAGACCAAGATGACCAGGTCAGCATGGAACTGGCCCTGAATGGGGCTTACGCCACCTTCATTGTGACCAATTACTGGGAGAGCTGCAGCCAGGAGAAGGAGGTCAAGCAG GGGAAGCTGCTCGCTGATCTTGCCAAGCATCTGGGCCTCCACTATGTGGTCTATAGCGGCCTAGAGAACATCAAGAAGCTGACGGCAGGGAGATTGACCGTGGCGCACTTTGACGGCAAAGGAGAGGTGGAGGAATATTTCCGAGACATCGGCGTTCCCATGACCAGTGTGCGGCTGCCCTGCTATTTCGAGAACTTCCTCTCCCACTTCTTGCCCCAGAAAGCCCCAGATGGAAAGAGCTACTTGCTGA GCCTGCCCACAGGTGACGTTCCCATGGATGGCATGTCTGTGTCCGACCTGGGTCCCGTGGTGCTCAGCCTGCTGAAGATGCCAGAAAAATACATCGGCCAGAACATCGGGCTGAGTACTTGTAGGCACACGGCTGAGGAGTACGCTGCCCTGCTCACCAAGCACACCCACAAAGTCGTGCATGATGCCAAG ATGACTCCTGAGGACTATGAAAAGCTTGGCTTTCCCGGGGCCCgggacctggccaacatgttccGTTTCTATGCCCTGAGACCTGACCATGACATCGAGCTGACCCTGAGACTCAACCCCAAGGCCCTGACGCTGGACCAGTGGCTGGAACAGCACAAAGGGGACTTCGCCCTGCTGTGA
- the NMRAL1 gene encoding nmrA-like family domain-containing protein 1 isoform X4, which yields MRIIAEKVSWMFLAVVEHSLQGFALQWGFQGKLLADLAKHLGLHYVVYSGLENIKKLTAGRLTVAHFDGKGEVEEYFRDIGVPMTSVRLPCYFENFLSHFLPQKAPDGKSYLLSLPTGDVPMDGMSVSDLGPVVLSLLKMPEKYIGQNIGLSTCRHTAEEYAALLTKHTHKVVHDAKMTPEDYEKLGFPGARDLANMFRFYALRPDHDIELTLRLNPKALTLDQWLEQHKGDFALL from the exons atgagAATCATCGCTGAGAAGGTTTCCTGGATGTTCCTTGCTGTGGTGGAGCACTCCCTTCAGGGTTTCGCCCTTCAGTGGGGCTTTCAG GGGAAGCTGCTCGCTGATCTTGCCAAGCATCTGGGCCTCCACTATGTGGTCTATAGCGGCCTAGAGAACATCAAGAAGCTGACGGCAGGGAGATTGACCGTGGCGCACTTTGACGGCAAAGGAGAGGTGGAGGAATATTTCCGAGACATCGGCGTTCCCATGACCAGTGTGCGGCTGCCCTGCTATTTCGAGAACTTCCTCTCCCACTTCTTGCCCCAGAAAGCCCCAGATGGAAAGAGCTACTTGCTGA GCCTGCCCACAGGTGACGTTCCCATGGATGGCATGTCTGTGTCCGACCTGGGTCCCGTGGTGCTCAGCCTGCTGAAGATGCCAGAAAAATACATCGGCCAGAACATCGGGCTGAGTACTTGTAGGCACACGGCTGAGGAGTACGCTGCCCTGCTCACCAAGCACACCCACAAAGTCGTGCATGATGCCAAG ATGACTCCTGAGGACTATGAAAAGCTTGGCTTTCCCGGGGCCCgggacctggccaacatgttccGTTTCTATGCCCTGAGACCTGACCATGACATCGAGCTGACCCTGAGACTCAACCCCAAGGCCCTGACGCTGGACCAGTGGCTGGAACAGCACAAAGGGGACTTCGCCCTGCTGTGA
- the NMRAL1 gene encoding nmrA-like family domain-containing protein 1 isoform X5 — MADKKLVVVFGGTGAQGGSVARTLLEDGTFKVRVVTRNPGKKAAKELRLQGAEVVKGDQDDQVSMELALNGAYATFIVTNYWESCSQEKEVKQGKLLADLAKHLGLHYVVYSGLENIKKLTAGRLTVAHFDGKGEVEEYFRDIGVPMTSVRLPCYFENFLSHFLPQKAPDGKSYLLNDS, encoded by the exons ATGGCGGACAAGAAACTGGTGGTGGTTTTCGGAGGCACAG GTGCCCAGGGTGGCTCTGTGGCCCGCACGCTCCTGGAAGATGGAACATTCAAGGTTCGAGTGGTAACCCGAAACCCTGGGAAGAAGGCAGCAAAGGAGCTGAGGCTGCAAGGTGCAGAAGTAGTGAAGGGAGACCAAGATGACCAGGTCAGCATGGAACTGGCCCTGAATGGGGCTTACGCCACCTTCATTGTGACCAATTACTGGGAGAGCTGCAGCCAGGAGAAGGAGGTCAAGCAG GGGAAGCTGCTCGCTGATCTTGCCAAGCATCTGGGCCTCCACTATGTGGTCTATAGCGGCCTAGAGAACATCAAGAAGCTGACGGCAGGGAGATTGACCGTGGCGCACTTTGACGGCAAAGGAGAGGTGGAGGAATATTTCCGAGACATCGGCGTTCCCATGACCAGTGTGCGGCTGCCCTGCTATTTCGAGAACTTCCTCTCCCACTTCTTGCCCCAGAAAGCCCCAGATGGAAAGAGCTACTTGCTGA ATGACTCCTGA